In a single window of the Nilaparvata lugens isolate BPH chromosome 1, ASM1435652v1, whole genome shotgun sequence genome:
- the LOC111052635 gene encoding LOW QUALITY PROTEIN: prostatic acid phosphatase (The sequence of the model RefSeq protein was modified relative to this genomic sequence to represent the inferred CDS: inserted 1 base in 1 codon): protein MTSIFCFIIALLCFSTTVISRQSLKRMEPYGQVIASNVVFRHGQRTIIEPYPTDPYRSPSYWPEGFGQLVDEGKRQEFALGIWLRKRYQGLLNAVYNRTEIFIQSTDVDRTLMSAASVLAGLYPPTTGHKWNDRIDWQPIPIHTIPVEMDEVLAMKKPCPRYXAEFDKMLKSPPVTAEFAKYSKSIDYLTHFSGEKVKTWFQLQDLYDTMFIEELNNYTLPNWTSEVYPTPLKSAAAFTFRLDTFTEKLTRLKTGPLMNAMINHFRIYLQGNNKNHDDKNSRKVWLLSAHDETVANVLDTLKVFETHNPPYTACVLIELREKNNDYFVTVTYRNSSSEATLLTIPGCTTLCPFNQFVQILKPLIPSDWESECHGNRMFTLSQHLLQHSLVLPLLLTTLILALLLLTSMLLFWQRHHRPSHFYRKLKTDSI, encoded by the exons ATGACAtcgattttttgttttattattgcCTTGTTATGTTTCTCAACAACAGTAATATCAAGACAAAGTTTGAAAAGAATGGAACCATACGGACAAGTGATAGCGTCAAATGtg GTATTTAGACATGGCCAACGAACCATTATTGAACCCTACCCTACAGATCCTTATCGAAGCCCCAGTTACTGGCCTGAAGGTTTTGGACAACTTGTAGAT GAGGGAAAAAGACAAGAATTCGCGCTAGGAATCTGGCTGCGTAAACGCTATCAAGGCCTGTTGAATGCCGTCTATAACCGAACCGAGATTTTCATTCAGAGTACCGACGTCGATCGAACTCTGATGAGTGCGGCCTCAGTGCTGGCCGGTCTCTATCCACCGACAACTGGCCACAAGTGGAATGATCGCATCGATTGGCAACCTATTCCTATTCATACAATACCTGTCGAAATGGACGAG GTCCTGGCTATGAAGAAACCTTGCCCCAGAT AAGCCGAATTCGATAAAATGCTTAAATCTCCTCCAGTTACTGCGGAATTCGCCAAATATTCCAAAAGTATTGACTATCTCACTCATTTCAGTGGTGAAAAGGTCAAGACCTGGTTCCAACTGCAAGACCTGTATGACACCATGTTTATTGAG GAACTAAATAACTATACATTGCCAAATTGGACAAGTGAAGTATATCCGACACCGCTGAAATCAGCAGCTGCATTTACTTTTCGTCTGGATACTTTTACAGAAAAACTTACCAGGCTCAAGACAG GTCCTCTTATGAATGCAATGATAAACCATTTCCGAATATACCTTCAAGGGAACAATAAAAATCACGATGACAAAAATAGTAGGAAGGTTTGGCTACTCTCTGCCCACGATGAAACTGTAGCAAATGTTCTAGATACATTGAAAGTATTCGAAACTCATAATCCGCCTTATACTGCTTGTGTGTTAATTGAACTTCGcgagaaaaataatgattatttcgtAACG GTTACGTATCGTAACTCGAGCTCGGAAGCCACTTTGCTAACGATTCCAGGATGCACCACACTCTGTCCATTCAACCAGTTTGTTCAAATCTTGAAACCGTTAATCCCCTCCGACTGGGAAAGCGAGTGTCACGGAAATAGAATGTTCACTCTATCTCAACATTTGCTGCAGCATTCTCTTGTGCTACCTT